Part of the Nicotiana tabacum cultivar K326 chromosome 20, ASM71507v2, whole genome shotgun sequence genome, AGGTAGTAGGTTAGCATTATACCAACTTTTTCACCAAAATGCCCCTTGCCACCTAATTAAAATAGAGACTTTTAAGGGCTTTTCAGTCTTTTATTTAAATCCCCAATTTCCATCTCTACATTCTCCTACACCCATCTGCCATTTCCTCCACCGTTTTGCTCTAGAGGCTCTACCCCAAATTCTGATGTCGAGAAATGTTTCTTAAAACCCCTATTATGGGATCCATGAAAATACTGTTAAGAACCTGTATTACCCTTTTTTAGAACCATCAAAAGTACAAGTTTTTAAATATAATAATCAAAATAGCAGAGGAAACCAAAGGCATTTTCAATGTCATATTCTAATCTTTTTGAATCTACATGGTGCGACATcaatatcttatgttcttttctGTTTGAAACAGTTCATGGAATAATTTATTACTTCAAAAACGAAAAATTGAATGTAACCAGAAGATGAACACTAAGTTCGTATTGGTCAAGGTAGCATAGAGAAAAGATCCTATAAAGaactttgaatttttgaaattgaGAAGTATGCCCGGAGATGGAAggttgagaaaattgaaaatgaagaaaagattcATAGAGAGAATGCAGAGTGCTTCAGGCACGAATTTTCTACGGAAAACTAAAAGATTGAAAAGTCCTTAAAAGTCTCTAATTTTAATTAGGTTAAGGGGCACTTTCGTGAAATAAATAATGGGTACAATGCTAACCTGCTACCTTCATGTAGTAGGTAGCAAAACCCATatatggaaggaattcaagaatGATAACTACAAATTCACACTGATAAAGGAAAATATACACTTAAGAAAATAATAGTTGTATGAACAAAGGAATTGAAAAAACTACAAATTATCACAAAAAGGAAGAAGGAATTCAGACACTACAATAAAGTGAGACATTATTGTTTAGTGTCATTATTTTCCAGACAGAGCTCATGGGTAATGAGGCACATGCCTTAGCACATCTGTGTCTGCACTAAAGGCTTTGCCTAAGTGAGACAAACTACCGACCTGTTTTGGTCACCTAACTTAAAGAGTATCTTCATAGGATTCGAGTCATTACATAGAACCTTAtttacttgatttttttttttttgcttaatgCTATGTGCCATTTGTTTGCCAGTGATGGTGTTTGATCTGCAAATGCATACTTGGTCGACCTTGAAGACATATGGAAAGACACCGGTATATTTGTTTATCCCATAATGCTGTTTTACCTTTTAGTGGCTTCAAATATTCTTGGCGTCCCTGCTTCTGATTTGATGATTTCTGGGGTTGGATGTTTCCTGACTTAAATGTTGTATTCTTTCTATCCATCTGTTTCATGTCTTATAGCCTGTTTAGCCAAACTTCTCCAAGGCCAAAagcactcttttttttttccaaagtcAGGtctttggccaagcttctagaaagaaaaaaagtgcttttgagtagaAACAGTAGTAgcttttgagaagcagaaaagagtagcttctctccaaaagcacttttttgaaaagcacttttgagaaaaatatacttagaagtaGTTTCTAAAATCTTGGccaacactaattgctgctcaaaagtactttttaaattgattagccaaacacaaacaacTTTTCGCCAAAAGTACTTTTCTGAGCACTTTTAGAAaaaaacacttttcaaaataaagctgattttagaagcttggccaaacaggctattagtctaAACGAACGAAACAAACAAACTAATTATTCTTGTTTGATGAGTTGATTAACTTCTGCTTTTGCTTTTGCAGGTTTCCCGTGGAGGACATTCAGTAACCCTTGTAGGAACAagcttagtaatatttggtgGACAAGATGCAAATCGATCTCTCCTGAATGATCTACACATTCTAAACTTAGAAACCATGGCCTGGGATGAAGTGGACACGCTGTAAGATGCTTCCAGGAAGTCTTTAAGCACGCTATTTTTTCTTCAGATTTTCTTGCTTGTCTTTTTGAAGGACATAGAAGTCAGTTACCATCTGTCTACTTTAGGAGTTTTCTCTTGTTTGGCAAAAGAAATCCTCATCTAGTTAGCTTGCATGTCTTATTGCCTGTATACATTTTCAAAAATCTACTGATGCTAATAGTGTGAACATTTACAAAGATTTTGCCCATGTATCTTTTTATCTTTCGTTAAAAAACCATCATCATTTGGTATATGCCTTTACTGGTTGCTTAAGCAGTTTACTCTTATAAGTTGGTAATATCCACTTTCCTTGACCTTATTATCTTCTTAGGGGAATGCCTCCTTCTCCAAGGTCAGATCATGCTGCCACTATACATGCAGAGCGCTACCTTCTAGTTTTTGGTGGGGGCTCACACACTGCTTGCTTCAATGATCTGCATGTTCTTGACCTGCAAACTGTGAGATAATATTTTCGGTTCCAAAAGATAGAGAACTGCTCAAATTAGAATATTATTTGTTATTGGTAACTGTTATTTAATTTAACTTTTACAGATGGAGTGGTCAAGGCCTACTCAACAGGGTGAAATACCAAGTCCACGTGCCGGCCATGCTGGTGTAACTGTTGGAGAGAATTGGTTTATTGTTGGGGGAGGCAACAACAAGAGCGGTATGCTTTGTTCTTTAAGAATAGCCACGGCGTTCATAATAGTTCCAACCGTTGTTTATGCTAGGATTTTTAATGCCTTTTTCCTTCGTCGAGGGTTCTTGGCAGAATCTACAATTTTAAATATATGAAATTTGAATAAGATATGATGACGATCTCGTTGTCTGAGCAATTTCTAGTCCATAACAGATCATGCGAGTAAGATAGTACTCCttctgtcccaatttatgtaGCAGTGTTTGACTGAGGCAGagaaaaaagaagacttttgaaacttgtggtctaaaacaagttatagatatttgtgtggctataaatcatttcattaagggtaaaatgagaaatttaagTTAAATTACTTTTAAATAAGTATGACATTCTTTCTGGGACAGACTAAAGAAGAAAGTATGATACTTAAATTGGGACAGAGGAAGTAGCTTTCAATTATTCCCTCTATTCCATTTGATCTGATACTCTTTCCTTTTGGTTGGTTCcgaaaagaatgacacatttttgTACGTGGAAACtctttaactttttatttttaccctTGATGACATGCTCTTGTAGTCATAGCAATCACATGAcatgtttaagaccacaagttctACGGGTACTTTTGGTATGTGTCAAAAGTCTTTATTACTTAAACTTCGTGCAATACCATCATACAAAATGAAAGAGGGAGTAGTTAAATTTTTTTGGCTAGAGGGATTAGTTTTATACAGTCAGACCAGTGTTATAAATAGCGCTCGCCTCAGCGCTAATAGCGTGAGGCGATGCGATGCGAGGCAGTGTCGCTACATTCCCTCTTTTGCGTTGCGTTTCAAAATAGCGTTCGCCTTTGCCTGTGTGGCAAGAGGCGACAGTGTCGCGAGAAGCGAGTTCAGCGTCGCtttttaaaataacaaaaaagaaaaagggcaAAGATTAAACAAAAAGGGTTGCGATTAGGGCTTGACAACAGAGCTTCTTCAACTTCGAACAAAACAACAGAGCTTCATCTGAACTCGCGATTAGCCGATTAGGGCTCGCATTTACTGTGCCATCGTCTTCTTCATCTGAAAGCTTGAGGTTTCTGCCAAGtgccatcttcttcttcatcaagtTTCTGCCATTGAAAGACCAGGTATGCTTCTCTGAgtatcctttctttcttcttcttctttcttctttctccttcttcttctcttcttctttctattttttgtcCTCTGTTTTTTGTCGAAAAGAACAGAAACAGAGGTCTGTTTTTGTGCTCTATTTTTCGAGCAAAATACAGAGGCTCCTtccttcctctttcttcttctcttaattTTTTTTGGCTCTGTTTTGGCAAAATAACAGAGGCTGTTTCGAGGCCCTGTTATGGCAAAATAACAGAGGCTGCTGCTTCTCTTAACAAACACTCTTGTTTTAGACTATTAGACTTTAGTTTATGAATCTACTATGAGTCTATGACTATCTATTGAGTCTTTAATTTTTGAatgatatatttattaatatattattgttattgagtttttagttatatgtatataatattttatgtttttgtataaattgtCGCTTCACATCAAAAAGGCGAGCGCTTCGCTGCGCGCCTCTCGCCTCAGTGAAGCGGGCCCTCGTTGCTATTTGTCGCCGCACGCTATCCAAAACACTGAGTCAGACCTCACTATAACAATATCCCTATATAACatccattcactataaaagccaagtttttcTCATAACcaatttttaagttatattttacctctctataacaactttTTACCTATAACAACAATAGCCATATTTATAGCAAAACGCTAAAAAATTATTACCCCTCTATAACAACCATATAGAATCTTTAAAATTACtaataattctaaaaatatgcaCACAATCTATTCCATTAAACAAGtttatataacaacaacaacaacaacaataactacaTACCCAGTATAACAAGtttctatcttgcataatatataagatttgaagatttacACATGATATCTTTTCTATTTgacaaattccaaaaaatatttagatagaaaATTTAACTGTTAAGCTCTTAGATTGTCTTAAAGGGAAAGCTATTGGATACCTTTTTGCTGAAATTTGGACACGaaccttcgccaattcaagcgttAAATTAGTAAGAGAATGAAATCTACGaaacaagctacaattacaaagttcttccatcaatcttgaaagaatttatttttctagGTAGCTTTAAAATGTTTGCTTTAGAGTTTAAATATGTATAGgtttagttatgaatttattaaaaatgtatttgctttcttcaatatttaactagtgaaatatgcatatcttttgagatttaaatttgaatagttttcttatcttttatatgtaacattaaaaaagaaaaaataattgatttttgaataatttttatctataacaaccaaaaaattattttaacgTCAAATGCTGTTATATGTGTGTAACAACCGTTCACTGTAAAAGCCAAATATCGTaacaaacgaggctgttatagagagggTTGACTGTATCATCTTGTTACTTCCTAGAATCTTGGAGTCAATGTTGTTGGTGCATGAGAAGTGTCCCTATGTGCCCCTGAACAATTGGGAAAGGCCATTCGATAGTTCGAATGGTTGGTTAACTTTTCATGGTAAAATAGTGTTTATTTATCTCTCAACTTGTTATCCACATCTTTCCCCAAAAAAGGAAAGGTTATGTACAACCTCTTTTGATAAGGTAGTTCTCAAGTTAGAAAATGTCTTGTAGAAGATATGTTAGAGATCTACAACATTTTACATATTGGTTATGTTAGGGCCTTTCTAAAGGGTTTACGCTGATACATTGCTGCGTTGTAAGCTCGTGTTCTTTTACATTTTGAACTGTGTGAATTGCCTCAATTGTTGATGGGTTTATTGAACTTGACCCAGGAACTCTGATACTATATTCAATGGTGTGAACCACTTCACCTAAAAACTTGTGAGGTTCTAGGTTTGAGTCTTACCTCCACTAGCCCGACAAAATATTTATAGGTATTTGATCCAAGAAAGAGAGTGTCAGCCCCTGTGTAAGGACGTCTTGCGAacctataataaataaataaatgtgtcTTCTTTCTAAGTGTTTAAGCTTGGGTTAATCTTTCAGATAAGGCGGCTTACATCATTTAATATGTCATATCAGCCAAATCTCGGTCATCTGTTGATTCTGTTCTCACTGTTAATTCGGTGCTTACAACTGTTTATCTCTACTTCTGGTTCAATTGTATATTGTCTTCGCTTATTCCCATCTCTCCGGGCTTCGCTATCTTAACTCAACTCATTGAGCCGCTAACTTTGTTCTAGGTTCGTATCTCAGCATTCTGAGTCCATTTTCTTTGTTCCAGCCCCCACTTTAGCTTGTTGAGCTTAGTCACTCTTCTCCTGTCCACTCTTGAGTTTGTTGAGCTTACTCTCTCTACTCTAGCTGACTCTTTAGCATACTAAGCCTTTTAAAAAGCCAAAGCAGAGCAAAAAACAATCAACTAGTATATAAACCCTAGAACTGAGTTACATGTGCGAGATGATGTTGACACGATAGCTTCCCATATCAGCTTTGTAAGGGTTTTCCAAATTGATTTGCAAATGTCTCTTTTTACTCTATCCCCTGCCTTAAGGTTTTGAGTTGCATGTACAAATTCTTTTCTTGATGTGTGAACTAGAGCATTGTAATACTATGAGAGTTAACAGGTTAGGAACTTGTGGGTTTGTCTCTTGGTTTTTGCATAAGCAGGTTGTGCTTAGCATGATTGTTTTCTGTGATGCATCATCTAAATAGCCGGTGCAGATGAATGAGTGAAAGTACAGAAGAAATATGAGGTCAACTGTTTCTAATCTAGTACAGAACTAGAGCATTTTAATACTatgaggggtcgtttggtattatTAGGGAATATAATACATGTATATTCAGTACTATTCTTATACATAGCAATCCATGACATTAGCAATATCATGGTTTTTGGTACATGGATAAGCATGTATAAAGACATAACTGCCCTTCCAAAACCTTTTTCACATACAAAGCTAAAGAATGTGGAGGGTATTTTTGTATACAAACAATTTCAAAAACAATTATGCAATGTATGTTTTAACACCAAACCAAATAGTCGATAAGAAATAATCCTAGCATAATTAATCCTAGTATAACCAATCCTACAAttactaatctcagcattactaATATACCCTATTCAGTACTATTCATATACACCCTACCAAATGACCCGTGAGAGTTAACAGGTTCAGGGGACTTGTGGGTTTGTCTCTTGGTTTATGCATAAGCTTGTTGTGCTTAGCATGATTGGTTTTCTGTGAAGAATCATCTGAATAGCCGGTGCAAAAGTACAGTAGAAATCTGAGGTCACTCTGTTTATAATCTGGGGGGGAGCGTACTGTAGATTCTAATTTTTCTAGAAAGTGAAAGCAGTAATCCGGAGTTGGACAAAAAATTATGATATCTGTGGATCACTTATATTTGCTTCAGTATGATTTTAGTTGTGGACCATTGACATCGTTCTTGTGTTTAtgcttttttaatttatttttattgtttcaGTCTCTCTTACAACTTTATGCTGTTCTTATTATCTTACAATTGTTGCAGGGGTCTCTGAAACTGTTGTGCTCAACATGTCTACTTTGGCTTGGTCAGTTGTAACAACTGTTCAAGGACATGTTCCTCTTGCCACTGAGGTATTCCTGTTCCGGGCGGCGTCTTCTTTTTTCAAGCAACCTACCAgttttcatttcctttttttccCCTTTAAGTATCTGGACTGGATACAAAGCTTTTGCTTATTCTGTTTTCcaactaaaaaataatttttagttggATGACTCAAATTTGAGCTGTCTGAACTAATGCCACGtgctgcttctgttgtttccATATCCCATTATTCTGGCTGTCCAATGTGGTCCTACGATTGAATTCCTGAGGTGTGCTCGACACTCTACAGAATCTGTGATATGTCATCAATGTGACATAATACAGcagacaaaaatgaagaagagcaTCCATCAGTACCCTTGAGCTATTCAAGTTCTGATCACGCTCATCCCTGATTAAACTTCTGTGGAAATAAGCTTGACAAAATCTAGATTGTCCGTGCGGTTGCAATATCTTTAGTTACCACTAAATTGTGATGCAGACAGATATGAATATGTTACCATCTCAGGTTAAGCCTAAGTTAGAgatgatttgaattttgatacTGCATTTGTTTTAGTTGTCAAAAGTTTTAACTTATTGTTCCTCATTTAAGAAGTAAACAACAATGAAATGATGTTGGAAAGTTTGGGAACTCTTCAGTTTCTACTATGCCAAGACTATTGTATTGTTCCTTATTGCCCGGGCCACTGATCATCTGGGACCTAAATGTGTTTGATGAACCTGCGTTTGcatgaaattatttttcaaatagatAACAGTACGTTGGGTTCTTAAGTATTCTTAGAGATTgatattttgcgtttttcttTCTCCGAATATCAAATTATGCTTAAGAGATTGCTATATTGTCTTTTTCTCTAAATATCAAAGTGTTTTAGCTTCTAACTTAAGACAATTTCTTGTCCTAAAGGGCTTGAGCTTGGTCTTATGTTCATATAATGGTGAAGATATTGTAGTTTCTTTTGGAGGATACAATGGGCGATATAATAATGAGGTAATTCCAGCACAGCTAAATCATATTTATTCTCTTTGCTAGTTTGGTCAGCCCTTCCACTGGGGCAAGTGATTGTTGGTTGGTTTCTTTATCCTTGCTATGCTTCTGCTAATTAAATTTCTCTATGGTGTCTTTCATCACTGTTTTAAGGTCAGCGTACTAAAACCAAGCCACAAGTCAACCTTTCAATCCAAAGTGATTGAGACTCCTGCAGATAGTGTTTCAGCAGTGCAGAATGCGACTAATGCCACAAGAGATATGGAATCAGAGTATGGAATGGGCCAAGACGGCAAAATAACGGAAATTGTGATGGACAACGTTGAGTCCGAGCCAACGGTATTCAGATGCTTTGAAATTCATTATCTTGCATTTATGACTGGTGATGTGATGTGAATTTTGCTAGCTTTTCTTGTACACTGAGATCTCAGTTTAATTGTGCTATCAACTTTCTTTAAGATAACTAGTATGTTAATCTATCTACTcgggaaaaaaaaacaaataggtACATCTATAAAGCTGCATTTGAAGTTCACATTTTGTTCTCTTCTCTGTGAGAATATGCCTCAACCAACTAGGTATGTCTTGTTTCTAAAATTCCTTGCATATTTCGAGTAGTTGATAATAGACTAAGAAAGAGATAAAAAAGCTCGTGAGAATAAAAATGTTGTTCAAACAAGACAACAAAGGATCTTTGAATTCATTGAAATTGATGATTGCTTGTTACGAAACACCACCTATGTATAGGTGTAACGTATCTTgtataaaaactaaaaatagtgaaagcaataaatgattGTGTGCTATAGATTTATAATTATGACTCCTCCTTAACTATTGTGAGGTGCATTTATTGGGTGGATTGAATCCACATCATTAATTGCACATGGGTGAGTTTGATTTGTTAATTCCTTGTTCATATATCTTTATATCCAACAAGAGTATTCATGGATGTTCATACTGGCAGAGTCATTTAAGTGCAGATTAAACATAGTCAATCCCAATGAAAAGAATTTAGTCTTTTTTATATAATCAACTTTAATTTATAGTCCTTGAAAGATTAACCATAGTCAATTTTAACCACTTTAGCGCACACATTTCACATGGCATAGAGACAAAGATGAGTCCCTGAGTCTGGCACACGAAACAAGCATCAAACATAGTATACCTGTGTAGGTATATGTGTTAATATCACCTAAGCAAATTTAAACCAAATAACAAACATGCTTGAAGGTTTGGCATGTCATATACTATTCAATTAGCAATTACATTTGCGGGCCATATTAGCGCTTCTGTAAAACATGTCTGGTCCTCCTATTTtagtttttcctattttctcACTTTTTTTTGATGTTGAAAATTTCAAATATCTTTTCTTGCatcccaaaaggaaaaaaaataaaacgtTAGGATCCAGTAGTTTGAAATATGTTCCTTTCCAGACGTGTGTAACTCACCCTCCAAGCCTTAACTGGTACCTGTTActagtgggaggtagcaggtatccCGTGTAATTAGTCGAAGTGTGCGCTAGCTGGACCATACACCACggttatcaaaaaaaataaaaaaatccttATTTCTGTAACTCAACCCTCCAGTTATAGATTTTAAGTGAAACAGAGGATCTATGATATAAGAATATGCCATTTTCTTCTTGGCCTTCAATCTTCCAACTTGTCCTAGCTTTCCAGAAATGATTAACGGTACttccctctttttttctctctagCGCTTCAATCACACTAACATCTTATACCATCAGAGGCAGTTCTAAATTGGCTAAATGTCTGCTGATAGGCCTAAATGTCTAAAATTTGAGTTGAGTAGAGCGATTGGTTTCTGATATCTCAAATAGCAGGTCACTGTCACTAAATgtatatactacttgagtaacaGAAAATGTAGATGTGTGGCGTTAACTGAGATATTTGTAAGAATGCAGGATTTGTTGTTCGTTAAATGTAAAAGCCAGGTAAGCCAGAACGCCAGTGCAAAACTTCGATCGCTGTTGTCTCCACAAGCTTAGCCTGCTTTCGTATTGCTTTATGCTGTTGAAGGGTTCAATAATTTGCCGTCACTTGAACATGATTTAAACTGACAAACCACTATATTGTCATATTTCTATGCGAGTTCTTTTTTGCAGTGCCATGAGTCATGACTTGTTCTCTTTGACCATACTTCTTCTGGTATCCTTCTGTTTGTCTTTTTCCTTGTCGTTCCCTTGGGACATCATCTCATAGTTTCATCATGCAGGTGAATAAAGTTGAAGAAACTAGTGAATGTCTTTTAGCAGCTCTCAAAGCTGAGAAGGAAGAAGTAGAGTCATCTCTCAGCAAAGAGAAGTTGCAGACTCTCCAGCTGAAGCAAGACTTGACAGATGCCGAGGCTCACAACAGTGACCTTTACAAGGTAACTCTCAAATTGATAGGTATACTATAAGTGAAAGCAAAGTGCTTTTTTTCCCcttcccatttttgcttctttttaaaaTTTGAGTTGCACTGTAGCCTATGTTCTGTGTTTCATTGTTTTGTTTAAACTACTGGTCTGTTTTATCTTCCATCTCCGGTAAATGGCTACATGCTTTTGGTATCTTTCGGATTTGATAATGCTTTGTGGTTAAGTGGCCACTTTGTCATTTGTTGCTCCCTTTGGATACTGTTAATGTTATTATTCTCTTCAAACAGATTTTATTGTTTGGATACTTTGATGTTCAAATGCTCTCTGCAGGGCATGCTATCATATTCCATATGGGTCTTTCCTATTCTTTACTGCATTCATTTGTCTACATAAACTAATTTTCAATTTTATTCTGAAACAAGATCTGAGCTAATTTTCCAGCATTTTGGTCTTGGTGCTCATGCTCACCTAAGTGCAAGTTTAGATAACGTGAAAATATGtagtaagagaaaaagaaatatCTTTTGGAGTTTTGCACATATGTATTTGAGAtctttaaggggtcgtttggtaggaggtattagaaaaaataatgcaagcattagctctatgcattactaatacattgTTTGGTACCTTTTTTCAActtgtgtataactaatacttgtattagttatacaccatACTTggcattatcctatgcataagtaatgcatagaaaaccatggcattagtaataccaaggctttaatgcatgcattagcatggttaaagacaaaattgtccttaaagtcccttaaagctagagaatatggagggcatttttgtaagcaactgtttttttaaaaaaaattatgcaatgcattataattttaatacaccacaccaaacaatagataagaaataatatttgcataactaatgtttgcattactaatacatgcattactaatacaccttattccgcactattcttatacaccctaccaaacgacccctaagtaaTTTCCaaaagataagactgccaccaggCAAGATCCAGGTCTCTGACAGCTGTGCGTCACATCTAACTTTGTATTTCTCTATTGCATATGTAGGAACTCCAATCTGTACGAGGTCAACTTGCTGCTGAACAGTCGAGTTGTTTCAAACTTGAGGTAAGAGACTatcttttgcttctttttttccttttctttcctttgAAAACCAATTTCTGGTTGGAGGCTTTGGTGGAAAGGGGAAATGCTTTGAACCTGCAACCAATTAGGATTTAGGATGGTACCTGCCAAAATTGTGGTTAACATTTTGACTTTAATGATTCACATGCTTTTATTGGTAACATCTTGTTGGTTATAGTTTCAGTTCTAGACTTCACCCCTGTCTCTCATTTCTATTTAAACCCAGCTTCTTTTTTTGATTAAACATGTATATGTGTTttctcaaccaaaaaaaaaaaaaaggattaatCGTGTATGTGTTAGTTATTTTTTTGGACTGGTTCCAGCCCATCAAATAACAGCAGATTTT contains:
- the LOC107774649 gene encoding acyl-CoA-binding domain-containing protein 4, which encodes MAMARGSSGLAYPERFHAAAAAYAGFDGSPPDPNSSKFSNEVALLLFALYQQAIVGPCKIPKPRSWSPVEQSKWTSWNGLGNMASTEAMRLFVKILEEEDPGWYSRASNFVSEPVIDGDMNHNPKAESIIENGNTFPETKTIPIENGNLSDAWDKDAVSESFGAVSVYDQWVSPPVSTPRLKARYEHGAAVIDDKMYIFGGNYNGRYLSDLQALDLKSWTWSRVEVKAAGGEASPAPVAPLAGHTLVPWEGTKLISIGGHMRNPSESVQVMVFDLQMHTWSTLKTYGKTPVSRGGHSVTLVGTSLVIFGGQDANRSLLNDLHILNLETMAWDEVDTLGMPPSPRSDHAATIHAERYLLVFGGGSHTACFNDLHVLDLQTMEWSRPTQQGEIPSPRAGHAGVTVGENWFIVGGGNNKSGVSETVVLNMSTLAWSVVTTVQGHVPLATEGLSLVLCSYNGEDIVVSFGGYNGRYNNEVSVLKPSHKSTFQSKVIETPADSVSAVQNATNATRDMESEYGMGQDGKITEIVMDNVESEPTVNKVEETSECLLAALKAEKEEVESSLSKEKLQTLQLKQDLTDAEAHNSDLYKELQSVRGQLAAEQSSCFKLEVDVAELRQKLQGMETLQKELELLRLQKAASEQALSAKQRQSSGGVWGWLAPPPPSQRDDA